Proteins encoded in a region of the Bubalus bubalis isolate 160015118507 breed Murrah chromosome 9, NDDB_SH_1, whole genome shotgun sequence genome:
- the LOC112587123 gene encoding olfactory receptor 2L3-like → MVGGNASSVTDFILVGLFPEFQHSIVLNFVVIFIYILAFLGNLLLIVLIWGDSRLHTPMYILLSQLSLIDLTLTSTIVPKTASNFFTGKRTISWIGCGTQSFFYLMLGMSECLILTLMAYDRYVAVCIPLRYPTIMSPRFCLHMVAGCWIGGSIGSFIHTVYPMHFPICGSREIHHFFCEVPVLIKLSCEDTSVYQLVVVLTSIVLLVVPFSLIIASYILIFLTVLRMNSVKGRKKALATCSSHLTVVSLFFGPNIFIYMTFTSSHSPQQDQALSLFSNILTPMLNPLIYSLRNKEVVAALMKLVGRCGVS, encoded by the coding sequence ATGGTGGGTGGGAATGCGTCATCAGTAACTGATTTCATCCTTGTGGGACTCTTTCCTGAGTTTCAGCATTCCATTGTTCTCAACTTCGTGGTCATTTTCATCTACATCCTTGCTTTCCTGGGAAACTTACTTCTCATTGTCTTGATCTGGGGGGACTCTCGGCTCCATACACCCATGTACATTCTCCTCAGTCAACTCTCCCTCATTGACTTGACATTAACTTCTACCATTGTTCCGAAGACAGCCTCTAACTTTTTCACAGGGAAAAGGACCATATCATGGATTGGCTGTGGAACACAGAGTTTCTTCTACCTGATGTTGGGAATGTCAGAATGCCTCATCTTGACTCTCATGGCTTATGACCGCTACGTGGCTGTCTGCATCCCACTGCGTTATCCCACCATCATGAGCCCCAGGTTCTGTCTGCACATGGTTGCTGGATGTTGGATTGGAGGCTCCATAGGTTCATTTATCCATACAGTCTACCCTATGCATTTTCCCATCTGTGGGTCAAGAGAGATCCACCATTTCTTCTGTGAGGTCCCAGTCCTCATTAAGCTTTCCTGTGAAGACACTTCCGTGTATCAGTTAGTGGTGGTGCTCACAAGCATTGTACTGCTTGTTGTGCCTTTCAGTCTCATCATAGCTTCCTATATACTCATCTTCCTCACTGTCCTGCGTATGAACTCTGTCAAGGGCAGGAAAAAAGCCCTGGCCACCTGCTCTTCCCACCTAACTGTGGTAAGTCTCTTCTTCGGCCCAAACATATTCATCTACATGACTTTCACTTCCTCACATAGTCCACAGCAGGACCaggctctctctcttttcagCAACATCCTCACTCCCATGCTGAACCCCCttatctacagcctgaggaataAGGAGGTGGTGGCAGCTCTCATGAAGTTGGTGGGGAGATGTGGGGTATCTTAG